A single Lactuca sativa cultivar Salinas chromosome 8, Lsat_Salinas_v11, whole genome shotgun sequence DNA region contains:
- the LOC111910912 gene encoding uncharacterized protein LOC111910912, giving the protein MLGLSYGELFLIIGATAALIGPKDLPRIARVAGRLAGRSIGYVQMARGQFDNVMQQSQAKQVHKELQDTIAQLEAIRHEIRTISFVNPGPLTKRLVDNVSQIPDTNGNTVPVKPIDDEALPTATPKVYNYNATASPSSDMHNQATAYARLAESAALRSEATNTNNEVMSELTDESGLTVLPVSAQDTGLLPNRTADAKGSDIMLESILEAEVARNAKDFFAQPQNVVKS; this is encoded by the exons ATGCTAGGTCTTTCGTACGGGGAGCTTTTCCTTATCATCGGAGCCACGGCAGCTCTCATCG GCCCCAAAGATCTCCCACGCATAGCACGAGTCGCCGGGAGGTTAGCTGGCCGGTCAATTGGATACGTTCAAATGGCTCGTGGACAGTTCGACAATGTCATGCAGCAGTCTCAGGCTAAACAG GTGCACAAGGAACTTCAAGATACTAtcgctcaacttgaagccatacGTCATGAAATCCGAACAATTTCCTTTGTGAATCCTGGCCCATTAACCAAGAGGCTTGTGGACAATGTTTCCCAGATTCCAGATACAAATG GGAATACTGTTCCTGTAAAACCCATTGATGATGAAGCATTACCAACTGCTACCCCtaag GTTTATAATTATAATGCAACTGCCTCACCATCATCAGACATGCACAACCAAGCTACTGCTTATGCAAGATTAGCTGAGTCAGCAGCTTTGCGTTCTGAAGCTACAAATACAAATAATGAAGTTATGAGTGAGCTTACTGATGAATCTGGCCTCACTGTTCTTCCTGTATCAGCTCAAGACACAGGATTGTTGCCTAATCGCACAG CTGATGCAAAGGGATCCGACATTATGCTGGAGTCTATTCTGGAGGCAGAGGTAGCAAGAAATGCAAAGGATTTTTTTGCTCAACCCCAAAATGTAGTCAAAAGTtaa